A stretch of the Massilia varians genome encodes the following:
- a CDS encoding lipid-binding SYLF domain-containing protein has product MLTDIARGAVAAAVFVLLSAPAAVAAQESRAGQGTPNAAQPAETGAQRKETAARRVADAAGVARTMAATPAIAALLGRARGVYIVPTYGRAALGLGAEGGSGVLMTRHADGRWGNPVFYTIGGISLGLQAGAEGGPFALLLMNQKAVDHFRKRNNFSLNADAGLTVINYARMAQGTTAGDVVVWSGSKGLFGNAATIAIDGIRYNQRLTHAYYGKPITALEAMDGGTPEPQSEPLRTALGK; this is encoded by the coding sequence ATGTTGACCGATATCGCTCGCGGCGCCGTGGCGGCCGCCGTTTTTGTCCTGCTGAGCGCACCCGCCGCCGTTGCGGCACAGGAGAGCCGGGCTGGCCAGGGCACGCCGAATGCCGCGCAGCCTGCCGAAACCGGGGCCCAGCGCAAGGAAACGGCCGCCCGGCGCGTGGCCGACGCCGCGGGTGTGGCACGGACCATGGCGGCAACGCCAGCAATCGCCGCGCTGCTGGGCCGGGCGCGCGGGGTGTACATCGTTCCCACCTATGGGCGCGCCGCGCTTGGTCTCGGCGCCGAGGGCGGCTCGGGCGTGCTGATGACGCGCCACGCGGACGGCCGCTGGGGCAATCCCGTGTTCTATACCATCGGCGGGATCAGCCTCGGACTCCAGGCCGGCGCCGAGGGCGGGCCTTTTGCCCTGCTCCTGATGAACCAGAAGGCGGTCGACCACTTCCGCAAGCGCAACAATTTTTCGCTCAACGCCGACGCTGGCCTGACCGTGATCAACTATGCGCGCATGGCGCAGGGCACGACCGCAGGGGACGTGGTGGTCTGGTCGGGCAGCAAGGGCTTGTTCGGCAATGCGGCGACGATCGCCATCGACGGCATCCGCTACAACCAGCGTCTGACCCACGCCTATTACGGCAAGCCGATCACGGCTCTAGAAGCGATGGACGGCGGCACGCCGGAGCCGCAGTCCGAGCCGTTGCGCACGGCGCTCGGCAAGTAG
- a CDS encoding universal stress protein, translating into MSYRTIIVHADASRHAPQRIRIAARLAVEHEAHLIGVAAIGVSREVFPDGYRAVPGSLEASYFSPLHETATRALHGFAALASETGVVHEKRLVCDLASEALARMGRYADLVVVSQEDLTEALAETVGRIPEYVAFTCARPVLVVPCAPVPHFMGRHVLVAWNGSKEASAALLAALPLMRRAVRVTLVSFRSPGDTDLGDAQQKADLAAFLARHDVQAEIIAFDRHIDGGQALLTLATQEAYDLLVIGCYGHSQFRELFLGGVTRKVLQEATMAVLMAR; encoded by the coding sequence ATGAGCTACAGGACCATCATCGTGCATGCCGACGCGTCGCGGCATGCGCCGCAGCGGATTCGGATCGCGGCCAGGCTGGCTGTCGAGCACGAGGCGCACCTGATCGGTGTCGCGGCCATCGGCGTCTCGCGCGAGGTGTTCCCGGACGGCTACCGAGCGGTCCCCGGCAGTCTCGAAGCCAGCTATTTCAGCCCCCTGCACGAGACCGCAACGCGTGCGCTCCACGGCTTCGCCGCGCTGGCCAGCGAGACCGGCGTCGTGCACGAGAAGCGGCTGGTCTGCGACCTCGCCAGCGAAGCCCTGGCGCGCATGGGACGCTACGCCGACCTGGTCGTCGTCAGCCAGGAGGACCTGACCGAAGCCCTGGCCGAAACCGTCGGGCGCATACCCGAGTACGTGGCCTTCACCTGCGCCCGCCCGGTGCTGGTGGTTCCCTGCGCGCCGGTCCCGCATTTCATGGGGCGGCACGTGCTGGTCGCCTGGAATGGCAGCAAGGAAGCATCGGCCGCACTGCTGGCCGCGCTGCCCCTGATGCGGCGGGCGGTGCGCGTGACGCTCGTCTCCTTTCGCTCGCCCGGCGACACCGACCTCGGCGACGCACAGCAAAAGGCCGACCTGGCCGCCTTCCTCGCGCGGCACGACGTCCAGGCCGAGATCATCGCCTTCGACCGCCATATCGATGGGGGACAGGCCCTGCTCACGCTGGCCACCCAGGAGGCCTACGATCTGCTCGTCATCGGCTGCTACGGGCACTCGCAGTTTCGCGAACTGTTCCTCGGGGGCGTCACCAGGAAGGTACTGCAGGAGGCCACGATGGCCGTACTGATGGCGCGCTGA
- a CDS encoding ABC transporter permease, whose protein sequence is MNLSWNKVWRLGIKEWWSLLRDPVLLGLIVYSFTAAVYLGATAQPDTLSRTSLAIVDEDGSALSLRIRQAFLAPQFIPPETIGLRELDARLDRGSATFVLVIPAGFQRRVLAGRAAALQLNVDATRMSQAFSGSGYVEQIALGEVTAFVRGVRVQEAAPVALTVRARFNPALTPGWFGGLMELINNVTMLSVILSGAALIREREHGTVEHLLAMPVRGAEILLAKLWSMAAVVMLATLVALLVVLRGLLQVGLQGSLPLFLLGLALHLFATTSLGILMAASARGMPQFALLVILALLPLQMLSGATTPRESIPPVLRDLMLLAPTTHFVDISQAILFRGAGSEVVWRPMLALLGIGTLLFALGLARFGAALRPR, encoded by the coding sequence GTGAATCTGTCCTGGAACAAGGTGTGGCGCCTCGGCATCAAGGAATGGTGGAGCCTGTTGCGCGACCCGGTTCTGCTGGGCCTGATCGTCTACAGCTTCACCGCGGCAGTGTATCTTGGCGCGACCGCCCAGCCCGATACCTTGAGCCGCACCTCGCTCGCCATCGTCGACGAGGACGGATCGGCGCTGTCGCTGCGCATCCGCCAGGCATTTCTGGCGCCGCAGTTCATCCCGCCCGAGACGATCGGGCTGAGGGAGCTCGATGCGCGCCTGGACCGCGGCAGCGCCACCTTCGTGCTGGTGATCCCGGCCGGCTTCCAGCGCCGGGTGCTGGCCGGGCGCGCGGCGGCGCTGCAGTTGAACGTCGACGCCACCCGCATGAGCCAGGCATTCTCCGGCAGCGGCTACGTCGAGCAGATCGCGCTGGGCGAAGTAACGGCCTTCGTGCGCGGCGTGCGGGTGCAGGAGGCCGCGCCCGTCGCGTTGACGGTTCGGGCGCGCTTCAACCCCGCGCTCACGCCCGGCTGGTTCGGCGGCCTGATGGAGCTGATCAACAATGTCACCATGCTGTCGGTCATCCTCAGCGGCGCCGCCCTTATCCGCGAGCGCGAGCACGGCACGGTCGAGCACCTGCTGGCGATGCCGGTGCGCGGTGCGGAAATCCTGCTGGCCAAGCTATGGTCGATGGCCGCGGTGGTGATGCTGGCGACGCTGGTGGCCTTGCTGGTGGTGCTGCGCGGCCTGTTGCAGGTTGGCCTGCAGGGCTCCTTGCCGCTGTTCCTGCTCGGGCTGGCGCTGCACCTGTTCGCCACCACCTCGCTCGGCATCCTGATGGCAGCCAGTGCGCGCGGCATGCCGCAGTTCGCTCTGCTGGTGATCCTGGCGCTGCTGCCGCTCCAGATGCTGTCGGGTGCGACCACGCCGCGCGAGAGCATTCCTCCGGTGCTGCGCGACCTGATGCTGCTGGCGCCGACCACCCATTTCGTGGACATCAGCCAGGCGATCCTGTTCCGTGGCGCCGGGAGCGAGGTGGTATGGCGGCCCATGCTGGCGCTGTTGGGAATCGGCACGCTGCTGTTCGCGCTGGGCCTGGCGCGCTTCGGCGCGGCGCTGCGGCCGCGCTGA
- a CDS encoding HlyD family secretion protein, which produces MTTTAQRGWRLGAGLLALVALLAIGATLGPWRLARQQEPGPGFVSGNGRIEATEIDIATRLPGRVAEVLVEEGDMVAAGQVLARMDAQSLLAQRAETVARERQARDAVAQAQAGLAMRRSDEAAAAAGVVQRESELDAAGRRLRRSVTLAGAGAVASQELDDDEARVRGAQAAVMAARAQREAASAAVEAAQAQVVEARSNVEVAVAATARIDADLRELALTAPRAGRIQYRVAQPGEVLAGGGTVLNLIDLTDVFMSFFVPETAAGRVALGAEVRLQLDTAPGFIVPARVSYVASAAQFTPKSVETASERQKLMFRVKAQVDRQVLSRYADYVKAGVPGVAWVRLDRRVPWPPTLALRSGQ; this is translated from the coding sequence ATGACGACGACGGCCCAGCGCGGGTGGCGCCTCGGCGCCGGGCTATTGGCGCTGGTGGCGCTGCTGGCCATCGGCGCGACGCTCGGCCCGTGGCGGCTGGCGCGCCAGCAGGAGCCCGGGCCGGGTTTCGTCAGTGGCAACGGCCGCATCGAAGCGACCGAGATCGATATCGCCACCCGCCTGCCCGGACGCGTTGCCGAAGTGCTGGTGGAGGAGGGCGACATGGTCGCGGCCGGCCAGGTGCTGGCGCGCATGGATGCGCAGTCCCTGCTGGCGCAACGGGCCGAGACGGTGGCGCGTGAACGTCAGGCACGCGACGCGGTGGCGCAGGCGCAGGCGGGCCTGGCGATGCGGCGCAGCGACGAGGCTGCGGCGGCGGCCGGCGTCGTGCAGCGCGAAAGCGAACTGGATGCCGCAGGCAGGCGCCTGCGGCGCTCCGTCACGCTGGCCGGCGCCGGTGCGGTGGCGTCGCAGGAGCTGGACGATGACGAGGCGCGGGTGCGCGGCGCGCAGGCGGCGGTCATGGCGGCGCGGGCGCAGCGCGAGGCGGCATCTGCCGCAGTCGAGGCGGCCCAGGCCCAGGTGGTGGAGGCGCGCTCGAATGTGGAGGTGGCGGTGGCCGCCACCGCCCGCATCGACGCCGACCTGCGCGAGCTGGCGCTGACCGCTCCCCGCGCCGGACGCATCCAGTACCGCGTGGCCCAGCCGGGCGAAGTGCTGGCCGGCGGCGGGACGGTGCTGAACCTGATCGACCTGACCGACGTCTTCATGAGCTTTTTCGTTCCGGAGACGGCCGCCGGCCGCGTTGCGCTCGGCGCCGAGGTGCGCCTGCAGCTGGACACCGCTCCCGGCTTCATTGTGCCGGCCAGGGTAAGCTATGTCGCCAGCGCTGCCCAGTTCACCCCGAAGTCGGTGGAAACGGCCAGCGAGCGCCAGAAGCTGATGTTCCGCGTCAAGGCCCAGGTCGACCGCCAGGTGCTGTCGCGCTATGCCGACTATGTCAAGGCTGGAGTGCCGGGGGTGGCCTGGGTGCGCCTCGACCGGCGTGTCCCCTGGCCGCCGACGCTGGCCTTGCGGAGCGGGCAATGA
- a CDS encoding NAD(P)-dependent alcohol dehydrogenase: MEMMKAAVFTGPGRIALERKPVPRAGPGEAIVKVTMTTICGTDVHILKGEYPVEPGLTIGHEPVGVIAELGAGVAGYSLGQRVVVGAITPCGQCYACLEAHQSQCGGRAMGGWRFGNTIDGCQAEYVRVPFASANLAPVPSGLSDEQVLMCPDIMSTGFGGAENGAIRIGDTVAVFAQGPIGLCATAGARLRGASRIIAVDTVPARLEMAKRLGADHVIDYRTTDPVQAILALTDGQGADVTIEALGTQQTFESCLRALKPGGTLSSLGVYSGKLGLPVDAFAAGLGDHKLITTLCPGGKHRMQRLMNIVASGRVDLRPLVTHRFPLDRIEEAYELFANQRDGVLKVAIVP, from the coding sequence ATGGAAATGATGAAAGCGGCAGTATTCACCGGGCCCGGGCGGATTGCGCTCGAGCGCAAGCCGGTGCCGCGGGCAGGTCCCGGCGAAGCCATCGTCAAGGTGACGATGACGACCATTTGCGGGACCGACGTCCATATCCTGAAAGGCGAATATCCGGTCGAGCCCGGTCTGACCATCGGACACGAACCCGTCGGCGTCATCGCCGAGCTCGGCGCGGGCGTGGCGGGTTATTCGCTCGGACAACGTGTCGTGGTCGGCGCGATTACGCCCTGCGGCCAATGTTATGCCTGCCTGGAAGCGCACCAGTCGCAGTGCGGGGGCCGTGCAATGGGGGGCTGGCGCTTCGGCAATACCATCGACGGCTGCCAGGCCGAGTACGTGCGGGTGCCGTTCGCAAGCGCGAACCTGGCCCCCGTACCAAGCGGGCTCAGCGACGAGCAAGTCTTGATGTGCCCCGACATCATGAGCACCGGCTTCGGCGGCGCCGAGAACGGCGCGATCCGCATCGGCGATACGGTGGCGGTGTTCGCACAGGGGCCGATCGGCCTGTGCGCGACCGCCGGGGCGCGGCTGCGCGGCGCCAGCCGGATCATCGCGGTCGACACCGTGCCGGCGCGGCTCGAGATGGCCAAACGGCTGGGCGCGGACCACGTCATCGACTACCGGACTACCGATCCGGTCCAGGCCATCCTCGCGCTGACCGACGGGCAGGGCGCCGACGTGACGATCGAGGCGCTCGGCACCCAGCAGACCTTCGAGAGCTGCCTGCGCGCCCTCAAGCCGGGCGGGACCCTGTCGAGCCTGGGCGTGTACTCCGGCAAGCTGGGCCTGCCGGTGGACGCCTTCGCCGCCGGGCTGGGCGACCACAAGCTGATCACGACGCTGTGTCCGGGCGGCAAGCATCGCATGCAGCGCCTGATGAATATCGTGGCGTCGGGCCGGGTCGATTTGCGGCCCCTCGTCACGCACCGTTTCCCCCTCGACCGGATCGAGGAAGCCTACGAGCTGTTCGCCAACCAGCGCGATGGCGTACTGAAAGTGGCGATCGTGCCCTAG